One segment of Neodiprion fabricii isolate iyNeoFabr1 chromosome 1, iyNeoFabr1.1, whole genome shotgun sequence DNA contains the following:
- the LOC124174370 gene encoding cytoplasmic tRNA 2-thiolation protein 2 isoform X1, whose amino-acid sequence MCSVNDAEFETDDELMQPDEVPQTEGAICKKCNENNAEVVLRVKDTYCSTCFLAASTHKFRATIGKSKLVRPTDSILIGHSGKAGSTVLLHLIKGGMSEAVHKRLMYKTAVLYVDDGAVLGQTVDQRKSTISAIREQVHGLGFTGYAVSLNESLHSSEPKIYPLEEEAEDLKGDSDVVDLFNAVSSYTSKEELLHKLRQKLLISVARSLGCCKVFTADGATDLAITILSNIALGRGAQLPLDVGFVDSRELDIRILRPMRDFTRKELIYYLNFHKLETIQTPGLTTKKEPYTSIQKLTEKFVTELNTEFSGTVSAIFRTGEKLSIGNLEASNLIETCALCRAQLDTVFTDTSSLQATEFSKLISAEGPKGKIGKAAFELKKFPCVIDAAENVLLRDSKNCDNCSCSKGKEKFEMSAKNFEKYLCYGCRLIFKDLDKQHSIPNFLQNSVRQRISLDDMREEIADFLL is encoded by the exons ATGTGTAGCGTCAACGATGCCGAATTCGAAACAGACGATGAGCTGATGCAACCGGACGAAGTACCGCAAAC TGAGGGTGCTATATGCAAAAAATGCAACGAGAATAATGCCGAAGTCGTACTCAGAGTTAAGGACACTTACTGCAGCACATGTTTTCTCGCTGCATCCACGCATAAATTCAGGGCCACCATCGGAAAATCCAAGCTAGTGAGACCGACTGATTCGATACTCATCGGACACTCAGGAAAGGCCGGATCCACAGTCCTTTTGCATTTGATCAAGGGAGGAATGAGCGAAGCTGTTCACAAAAGGCTCATGTACAAGACAGCGGTACTCTATGTCGATG ACGGTGCGGTACTGGGTCAAACTGTAGACCAGCGAAAATCAACTATATCTGCAATTCGCGAACAAGTTCATGGTCTTGGCTTCACTGGATACGCAGTATCTTTGAACGAGTCATTGCACAGTTCTGAACCAAAGATTTATCCTTTGGAAGAAGAGGCGGAAGATCTCAAAGGAGACTCGGATGTCGTCGATTTGTTCAACGCTGTATCGAGTTATACCTCAAAAGAAGAATTACTCcataaattacgtcagaaGTTATTGATTTCTGTTGCACGCTCTCTTGGATGTTGTAAAGTGTTCACAGCTGATGGTGCTACGGATTTGGCGATAACAATACTTAGTAACATAGCTTTGGGTCGAGGTGCACAGCTTCCATTGGATGTTGGTTTCGTTGATTCTAGGGAGCTGGACATAAGAATATTGAGACCCATGCGCGACTTTACCAGGAAGGAGCTGAtctattatttgaattttcacaaaCTCGAGACCATCCAAACACCTGGTTTAACGACTAAGAAAGAACCTTATACGAGTATACAAAAACtaactgaaaaatttgtcacagAATTGAATACAGAATTTTCGGGGACCGTTTCCGCGATATTTAGAACAGGTGAAAAACTAAGTATAGGCAATTTAGAAGCGAGTAATTTAATCGAGACATGCGCCTTGTGTAGAGCTCAGCTAGACACAGTATTTACGGACACTTCTTCTCTGCAAGCCACAGAGTTTTCCAAATTGATATCTGCAGAAGGGCCAAAGGGTAAAATTGGCAAAGCTGCGTTTgagctaaaaaaatttccttgtgTCATCGATGCAGCTGAAAATGTACTATTAcgtgattcgaaaaattgtgaCAACTGTAGCTGTAGCAAAGgcaaagagaaatttgaaatgtctGCCAAGAATTTTGAGAAGTACCTGTGCTATGGGTGCAGATTAATATTTAAAGATCTGGACAAGCAACACAGCATTCCGAACTTTTTACAAAACTCCGTAAGGCAAAGAATATCTTTGGATGATATGCGAGAGGAGATAGCAGATTTTTTATTGTGA
- the LOC124174370 gene encoding cytoplasmic tRNA 2-thiolation protein 2 isoform X2 yields the protein MQPDEVPQTEGAICKKCNENNAEVVLRVKDTYCSTCFLAASTHKFRATIGKSKLVRPTDSILIGHSGKAGSTVLLHLIKGGMSEAVHKRLMYKTAVLYVDDGAVLGQTVDQRKSTISAIREQVHGLGFTGYAVSLNESLHSSEPKIYPLEEEAEDLKGDSDVVDLFNAVSSYTSKEELLHKLRQKLLISVARSLGCCKVFTADGATDLAITILSNIALGRGAQLPLDVGFVDSRELDIRILRPMRDFTRKELIYYLNFHKLETIQTPGLTTKKEPYTSIQKLTEKFVTELNTEFSGTVSAIFRTGEKLSIGNLEASNLIETCALCRAQLDTVFTDTSSLQATEFSKLISAEGPKGKIGKAAFELKKFPCVIDAAENVLLRDSKNCDNCSCSKGKEKFEMSAKNFEKYLCYGCRLIFKDLDKQHSIPNFLQNSVRQRISLDDMREEIADFLL from the exons ATGCAACCGGACGAAGTACCGCAAAC TGAGGGTGCTATATGCAAAAAATGCAACGAGAATAATGCCGAAGTCGTACTCAGAGTTAAGGACACTTACTGCAGCACATGTTTTCTCGCTGCATCCACGCATAAATTCAGGGCCACCATCGGAAAATCCAAGCTAGTGAGACCGACTGATTCGATACTCATCGGACACTCAGGAAAGGCCGGATCCACAGTCCTTTTGCATTTGATCAAGGGAGGAATGAGCGAAGCTGTTCACAAAAGGCTCATGTACAAGACAGCGGTACTCTATGTCGATG ACGGTGCGGTACTGGGTCAAACTGTAGACCAGCGAAAATCAACTATATCTGCAATTCGCGAACAAGTTCATGGTCTTGGCTTCACTGGATACGCAGTATCTTTGAACGAGTCATTGCACAGTTCTGAACCAAAGATTTATCCTTTGGAAGAAGAGGCGGAAGATCTCAAAGGAGACTCGGATGTCGTCGATTTGTTCAACGCTGTATCGAGTTATACCTCAAAAGAAGAATTACTCcataaattacgtcagaaGTTATTGATTTCTGTTGCACGCTCTCTTGGATGTTGTAAAGTGTTCACAGCTGATGGTGCTACGGATTTGGCGATAACAATACTTAGTAACATAGCTTTGGGTCGAGGTGCACAGCTTCCATTGGATGTTGGTTTCGTTGATTCTAGGGAGCTGGACATAAGAATATTGAGACCCATGCGCGACTTTACCAGGAAGGAGCTGAtctattatttgaattttcacaaaCTCGAGACCATCCAAACACCTGGTTTAACGACTAAGAAAGAACCTTATACGAGTATACAAAAACtaactgaaaaatttgtcacagAATTGAATACAGAATTTTCGGGGACCGTTTCCGCGATATTTAGAACAGGTGAAAAACTAAGTATAGGCAATTTAGAAGCGAGTAATTTAATCGAGACATGCGCCTTGTGTAGAGCTCAGCTAGACACAGTATTTACGGACACTTCTTCTCTGCAAGCCACAGAGTTTTCCAAATTGATATCTGCAGAAGGGCCAAAGGGTAAAATTGGCAAAGCTGCGTTTgagctaaaaaaatttccttgtgTCATCGATGCAGCTGAAAATGTACTATTAcgtgattcgaaaaattgtgaCAACTGTAGCTGTAGCAAAGgcaaagagaaatttgaaatgtctGCCAAGAATTTTGAGAAGTACCTGTGCTATGGGTGCAGATTAATATTTAAAGATCTGGACAAGCAACACAGCATTCCGAACTTTTTACAAAACTCCGTAAGGCAAAGAATATCTTTGGATGATATGCGAGAGGAGATAGCAGATTTTTTATTGTGA
- the LOC124187891 gene encoding uncharacterized protein LOC124187891: MDFAPAFRTPVMDLTGCLINAQQSHRCKDYELHFYECMEAYGIPKGYKKCSDMFEDYHECLTLGKQKARVQAIAQEQARQYKEGIIPKPYADPPKRDSY; encoded by the coding sequence ATGGATTTTGCTCCGGCATTCCGTACACCCGTCATGGACTTGACAGGGTGTCTTATCAATGCTCAGCAATCGCATAGATGTAAAGATTACGAGCTGCATTTTTACGAATGCATGGAAGCTTATGGAATACCAAAGGGCTACAAAAAGTGTTCCGACATGTTCGAGGATTACCACGAGTGCTTAACACTTGGTAAGCAAAAGGCACGTGTCCAAGCCATCGCACAAGAGCAGGCTCGCCAATACAAGGAAGGAATTATTCCGAAACCGTATGCTGATCCCCCCAAAAGAGACAGCTATTGA